The Candidatus Binatia bacterium genomic sequence GTTCTTTCGCGATCCCGAGCGTCAAGCGCCGCAGGATCCTGCCGCCGTCGTGAGTCCCGCCGACGGTCGCGTCGTATTTGCCGAAACCGGCGCGTCGCCGCACCGCTTCGCGCCCGGGTCGACCGTCAAGGTGGCCATTTTCATGTCGCCGCTGGACGTGCACGTGAACCGCTCGCCGCTGGCAGCCACCGTCGAGAAGATCGAGCACAAGCCGGGGCGCTTCGGCGCGGCCTACAAGTCGGATGCCGACGCGATCAACGAGTCGAGCTCGATGCTGCTGCGCACCGCTGCAGGCGCCGAGGTCGTCGTCGTGCAGATCGCCGGCTTCCTGGCGCGGCGCATCGTCAACCGGATGCGGCCGAGGGCCCAGCTCTCGCGTGCGGAGCGGTTCGGGCTCATCATGTTCGGGTCCAGGGTCGACGTTTACCTGCCGCCCCAGGCACGGCTTGCGGTAAGGCCCGGCGAGACTGTCCGGGCCGGCCAGACGACGCTTGCGTGGCTGGATGCGACAGCGGGAGCCATCGATGAACCCAAGGCGGCGTGAAGTGCGACGCGAAGCACGCAGGGCCCGCCTGGCCCTGCTGCAGGATTCGGTCCCGCGGCGCGGGATCTATCTTCTCCCGAACCTGATCACGTCGGTCGGGCTGTTCTGCGGCATCTACTCGCTCGTGCAGACGATGCAGGGCAGCTACACCATCGCGGCCCTTGCCGTGGTCGCCGCGCAGATCTTCGACAGCCTCGACGGAAGGATCGCGCGGCTGACGAACTCGACAAGCCGCTTCGGCATCGAGTACGACTCGCTGTGCGACCTCGTGTCGTTCGGCGTTGCGCCGGGCCTGTTGATCTACAAGTGGGCGCTGGTGCCGTGGGGAGTGTGGGGCTGGTCGGCGGTCGGCCTGTACGTGATCTGCTCGGCGATCCGCCTTGCGCGCTTCAATCTTCTCGTCGGCCGCAGCGATCCGGGTTTCTTCCTCGGGCTTCCGGTGCCGGGCTCGGCGCTGATGCTGTCGTCGGTCGTGATGATGTACCAGTACGTCGGGCGCTCGGGTCTTCCGCCCAAGCACATCGCGCTGCTGCTGCTCACGTACGCGCTGGCGCTGCTGATGGTCAGCACCGTGCGCTACACGAGCTTCAAGAACCTCAAGCTCCACGGGCGCCAGCCGCTGTCGAGCTTCGTCATCGCGGTGCTGCTGCTCAGCTTCGCAGTCGCGGCGTACAAGCCGTTCATCTTCACCGGCATCTCGCTGTACGTGCTGTCGGGCCCGTGGATGGCGCTGATGGCGCTGCGCCGCGGGGAAAAGCCGTTCGGCGAGGCTCTCGGCGAGGACGAAGAGGGACCGCGCAAGGTCGAGCATCTCGACCACGCCTGAGGGGTCGAGCACCTCGACCACGCCTGAGGGGGGAATGCCTGCGGCAGGCTCCCGACGTTGCGGTTGACAGGGCCCCCCTGACGCCGCTACCTTGGTTGTCCGATGTTCTTCGCGGCCGACACGCTTGCTTCGCTGCTGCTCCTTAGAGGCCCGTCCGGGGCTCAGGCGGCGGTGTAGCTTCGGCCACATCCCTGAGAGCTGCGGACGGGCAAATCCAAAACCACCCGCAGCGATTCGATTATCGCGCGCGATGAAAATCGCGCGGCGTCGAAAAGAAAAGCCGCGGGTCCCGCGGCTTTTGCATTTCCGGGACCCGCGCCACAAGCAGCGGACGCCGACTCGAGGCGGCCGCCCCGGAAGCAGCGGACGCCGACTCGGCGCGGCCGCCCCGGAATGGAGAGGGACGATGAGCGACCAGAACGACTGGGTAAGGATCTTCGACACGACCTTGAGAGACGGCGAGCAGTCTCCCGGCTGCACGATGAACGTCGACGAGAAGCTCGTCATCGCGCGCCAGCTCGAGGCTCTCGGCGTCGATGTCATCGAGGCCGGTTTCGCCGCGGCCTCGCCCGGCGATTTCGACGCCGTGCGCGCGGTAGCGAGCAGTGTGCGCGGCCCGGTCGTGCTCAGCCTGGCGCGCCCGCGCGAAGGCGACATCGACAGCGCGCTCGAAGCCGTCGATTGCGCGGAGAATCCCGGCATCCACATCTTCATTGCGACCTCCGACCTGCACCTGGAGCACAAGCTCAACATGAGCCGCCAGGAAGTCGTCGATGCCGCGGTATGGGCCGTCGAAAGGGCCAAGCGGCACGTCGACTACATCGAGTTCTCGGCCGAAGACGCCTCGCGCAGCGACATCGATTACCTCGTCACCGTCTTCGGCGAGGTCATCCGCGCCGGCGCCGTCGTCTGCAACGTGCCCGACACGACGGGCTATGCGGTCCCGGCCCAGCTGCGCGACCTGTTCCGCACGCTGCGCACGCGCACGCCCGGCGGCGACCGCGTCATCTGGAGCACGCACAACCACAACGACCTCGGCCTGGCGGTCGCCAATTCGCTCGGCGCCATCGAGGGCGGTGCGCGCCAGGTGGAATGCACGATCAACGGCATCGGCGAGAGGGCCGGCAACACGTCGATGGAAGAGGTCGTGATGGCGCTGGACACGCGCCGCGACCACTTCGGCGTCACGACGCGCGTGAAGACGAAGCACATCTACCCGGCCAGCCAGGCGCTGTCGAAGACGATCGGAGTGGCCATTGCGCCGACCAAGCCGGTGGTGGGAGCCAACGCGTTCGCCCACGAGGCGGGCATCCACCAGGACGGCGTCATGAAGAACAAGCTCACGTACGAGATCATGCGGCCCGAGTCGGTCGGGCGCCTGAGCAACTCGATCGTGCTCGGCAAGCACTCGGGGCGCCACGCGTTCGTCGACCGACTGCGCGAGCTCGGCATCGACCTCGGCCGCGTCGACGTCAACGATGCGTTCGCGCGCTTCAAGGATCTGGCCGACAAGAAGAAGGACGTGTTCGACGAGGACCTGTACGCGATCTGCGCGGACGACAGCATCGACGAGGGACGGTTCGAGCTGCGCAACGTCGAGGTCGCCTCGACGCTGCACGGCGGGCCTCGCGCGACCGTCGAAGTATCGGTTGCCGGCGTCGTACGCCGCTGCACGGCCGAAGGCGACGGCATCGTCGATGCGTGCTACCGCGCGATCAAGGACGCGACCGGCATCGATCCCAAGCTCGAAAGCTACCAGGTCAAGGGCATCACCGGCGGCACCGACGCGATCGGCGACGTGAGCTGCTTCGTGCGCG encodes the following:
- a CDS encoding 2-isopropylmalate synthase; the protein is MSDQNDWVRIFDTTLRDGEQSPGCTMNVDEKLVIARQLEALGVDVIEAGFAAASPGDFDAVRAVASSVRGPVVLSLARPREGDIDSALEAVDCAENPGIHIFIATSDLHLEHKLNMSRQEVVDAAVWAVERAKRHVDYIEFSAEDASRSDIDYLVTVFGEVIRAGAVVCNVPDTTGYAVPAQLRDLFRTLRTRTPGGDRVIWSTHNHNDLGLAVANSLGAIEGGARQVECTINGIGERAGNTSMEEVVMALDTRRDHFGVTTRVKTKHIYPASQALSKTIGVAIAPTKPVVGANAFAHEAGIHQDGVMKNKLTYEIMRPESVGRLSNSIVLGKHSGRHAFVDRLRELGIDLGRVDVNDAFARFKDLADKKKDVFDEDLYAICADDSIDEGRFELRNVEVASTLHGGPRATVEVSVAGVVRRCTAEGDGIVDACYRAIKDATGIDPKLESYQVKGITGGTDAIGDVSCFVREDGVGVRGHGAHTDVVMASALAFIDALNRLEARRTRLRGDSTAAAASVGP
- a CDS encoding phosphatidylserine decarboxylase; this encodes MKFASEGTMVAGIAAAVAVVAGLLFGAVVFGIAAALALGVLLFFRDPERQAPQDPAAVVSPADGRVVFAETGASPHRFAPGSTVKVAIFMSPLDVHVNRSPLAATVEKIEHKPGRFGAAYKSDADAINESSSMLLRTAAGAEVVVVQIAGFLARRIVNRMRPRAQLSRAERFGLIMFGSRVDVYLPPQARLAVRPGETVRAGQTTLAWLDATAGAIDEPKAA
- the pssA gene encoding CDP-diacylglycerol--serine O-phosphatidyltransferase; translated protein: MNPRRREVRREARRARLALLQDSVPRRGIYLLPNLITSVGLFCGIYSLVQTMQGSYTIAALAVVAAQIFDSLDGRIARLTNSTSRFGIEYDSLCDLVSFGVAPGLLIYKWALVPWGVWGWSAVGLYVICSAIRLARFNLLVGRSDPGFFLGLPVPGSALMLSSVVMMYQYVGRSGLPPKHIALLLLTYALALLMVSTVRYTSFKNLKLHGRQPLSSFVIAVLLLSFAVAAYKPFIFTGISLYVLSGPWMALMALRRGEKPFGEALGEDEEGPRKVEHLDHA